From Pseudomonas sp. G.S.17, the proteins below share one genomic window:
- a CDS encoding amino acid ABC transporter ATP-binding protein encodes MSEVISKPLGAEGMIRMEGVHKWYGQFHVLKDINLNVRQGERIVLCGPSGSGKSTTIRCLNRLEEHQQGKIVVDGTELTSDLKQIETIRREVGMVFQHFNLFPHLTILQNCTLAPMWVRKMPKRKAEEIAMHYLERVRIPEQAHKFPGQLSGGQQQRVAIARALCMKPKIMLFDEPTSALDPEMVKEVLDTMVGLAEEGMTMLCVTHEMGFARTVANRVIFMDKGEIVEEAPPNEFFDNPQSDRTKLFLSQILH; translated from the coding sequence ATGAGTGAAGTTATCAGTAAGCCTCTGGGCGCCGAAGGCATGATCCGCATGGAGGGCGTACACAAGTGGTACGGCCAGTTCCACGTGCTCAAGGACATCAACCTGAACGTGCGTCAGGGTGAGCGAATCGTGTTGTGCGGCCCTTCCGGCTCCGGCAAGTCAACGACCATTCGTTGCCTGAACCGCCTGGAAGAGCACCAGCAGGGCAAGATCGTGGTTGATGGCACCGAGCTGACATCGGACCTGAAACAGATCGAAACCATCCGCCGCGAAGTCGGCATGGTGTTCCAGCACTTCAACCTGTTTCCGCATCTGACCATCCTGCAGAACTGCACGCTGGCGCCGATGTGGGTGCGCAAGATGCCCAAGCGCAAGGCCGAAGAAATCGCCATGCACTACCTTGAACGCGTGCGTATCCCGGAACAGGCCCACAAGTTTCCAGGCCAGCTTTCCGGCGGTCAGCAACAACGTGTGGCGATTGCCCGCGCGCTGTGCATGAAGCCGAAAATCATGCTGTTCGATGAGCCGACCTCGGCCCTCGATCCGGAAATGGTAAAAGAAGTGCTCGACACCATGGTCGGCCTGGCGGAAGAAGGCATGACCATGCTCTGCGTCACCCACGAAATGGGCTTCGCCCGCACCGTGGCCAACCGCGTGATCTTCATGGACAAAGGCGAAATCGTCGAAGAGGCTCCACCAAACGAGTTCTTCGACAATCCACAAAGCGACCGCACCAAACTGTTCCTGAGCCAGATCCTGCATTGA